One window of Canis lupus baileyi chromosome 21, mCanLup2.hap1, whole genome shotgun sequence genomic DNA carries:
- the LOC140612571 gene encoding DNA-binding protein SMUBP-2-like isoform X3 — protein MASAAVESFVTKHLDLLELERDAEVEERRSWQENISPKELQSRGVCLLKLQVSSQRTGLYGRLLVTLEPRRCTSAAVLPSNSFTSGDIVGLYDEGNQLATGILTRITQRSVTVAFDASHDFQLSLDRDRERAYRLLKLANDITYKRLKKALITLKKYHSGPASSLIEVLFGGSAPSPASNTVTERERERERGRDTGRGRSRLHAPGARRGIRSRVCRIAPWAKGRRQTAAPPRNPSQHPSN, from the exons ATGGCCTCCGCGGCTGTGGAGAGCTTCGTGACCAAGCATTTGGACCTGCTGGAACTCGAGAGAGACGCGGAGGTGGAGGAGCGCAG GTCCTGGCAGGAAAACATCTCCCCAAAAGAACTCCAGAGCCGAGGCGTCTGTTTGCTGAAGCTGCAGGTTTCCAGCCAGCGGACTGGGCTGTACGGGCGGCTGCTGGTCACCTTAGAGCCCAGGAGATGCACATCTGCTGCGGTGCTTCCCAGCAACAGCTTTACTTCAG GCGATATAGTGGGTCTGTATGATGAAGGCAATCAGCTGGCCACAGGGATCCTGACGCGGATCACACAGAGATCAGTCACAGTAGCCTTTGATGCGTCTCATGATTTCCAGCTGAGCTTGGACCGGGACCGGGAGCGGGCCTACAGACTGTTAAAACTTGCCAATGACATCACTTACAAGCGACTGAAAAA GGCTCTGATAACACTAAAGAAGTACCATTCTGGCCCCGCGTCCTCACTCATAGAGGTCCTCTTTGGCGGATCAGCCCCCAGTCCTGCCAGCAATACAG tcacagagagagagagagagagagagagaggcagagacacaggcagagggagaagcaggctccatgcaccgggagcccgacgtgggattcgatcccgggtctgcaggatcgcgccctgggccaaaggcaggcgccaaaccgctgcgccacccaggaatccctctcaGCATCCTTCAAATTGA
- the LOC140612571 gene encoding DNA-binding protein SMUBP-2-like isoform X6 produces MASAAVESFVTKHLDLLELERDAEVEERRSWQENISPKELQSRGVCLLKLQVSSQRTGLYGRLLVTLEPRRCTSAAVLPSNSFTSGDIVGLYDEGNQLATGILTRITQRSVTVAFDASHDFQLSLDRDRERAYRLLKLANDITYKRLKKALITLKKYHSGPASSLIEVLFGGSAPSPASNTENLQIILKIYEFGLRFKERPAGMLQ; encoded by the exons ATGGCCTCCGCGGCTGTGGAGAGCTTCGTGACCAAGCATTTGGACCTGCTGGAACTCGAGAGAGACGCGGAGGTGGAGGAGCGCAG GTCCTGGCAGGAAAACATCTCCCCAAAAGAACTCCAGAGCCGAGGCGTCTGTTTGCTGAAGCTGCAGGTTTCCAGCCAGCGGACTGGGCTGTACGGGCGGCTGCTGGTCACCTTAGAGCCCAGGAGATGCACATCTGCTGCGGTGCTTCCCAGCAACAGCTTTACTTCAG GCGATATAGTGGGTCTGTATGATGAAGGCAATCAGCTGGCCACAGGGATCCTGACGCGGATCACACAGAGATCAGTCACAGTAGCCTTTGATGCGTCTCATGATTTCCAGCTGAGCTTGGACCGGGACCGGGAGCGGGCCTACAGACTGTTAAAACTTGCCAATGACATCACTTACAAGCGACTGAAAAA GGCTCTGATAACACTAAAGAAGTACCATTCTGGCCCCGCGTCCTCACTCATAGAGGTCCTCTTTGGCGGATCAGCCCCCAGTCCTGCCAGCAATACAG aaaaccttcaaattatcctgaaaatctatgaattcggcctgagatttaaagagagaccagctggaatgctacagtga
- the LOC140612571 gene encoding DNA-binding protein SMUBP-2-like isoform X5, producing MASAAVESFVTKHLDLLELERDAEVEERRSWQENISPKELQSRGVCLLKLQVSSQRTGLYGRLLVTLEPRRCTSAAVLPSNSFTSGDIVGLYDEGNQLATGILTRITQRSVTVAFDASHDFQLSLDRDRERAYRLLKLANDITYKRLKKALITLKKYHSGPASSLIEVLFGGSAPSPASNTGLGLSQKIGLWKTKSTISCYTHLLEDK from the exons ATGGCCTCCGCGGCTGTGGAGAGCTTCGTGACCAAGCATTTGGACCTGCTGGAACTCGAGAGAGACGCGGAGGTGGAGGAGCGCAG GTCCTGGCAGGAAAACATCTCCCCAAAAGAACTCCAGAGCCGAGGCGTCTGTTTGCTGAAGCTGCAGGTTTCCAGCCAGCGGACTGGGCTGTACGGGCGGCTGCTGGTCACCTTAGAGCCCAGGAGATGCACATCTGCTGCGGTGCTTCCCAGCAACAGCTTTACTTCAG GCGATATAGTGGGTCTGTATGATGAAGGCAATCAGCTGGCCACAGGGATCCTGACGCGGATCACACAGAGATCAGTCACAGTAGCCTTTGATGCGTCTCATGATTTCCAGCTGAGCTTGGACCGGGACCGGGAGCGGGCCTACAGACTGTTAAAACTTGCCAATGACATCACTTACAAGCGACTGAAAAA GGCTCTGATAACACTAAAGAAGTACCATTCTGGCCCCGCGTCCTCACTCATAGAGGTCCTCTTTGGCGGATCAGCCCCCAGTCCTGCCAGCAATACAG GACTGGGATTGTCCCAGAAGATTGGATTGTGGAAGACAAAGTCAACAATTTCCTGCTATACTCATTTGCTTGAAGACAAGTAA